Proteins encoded in a region of the Quercus lobata isolate SW786 chromosome 8, ValleyOak3.0 Primary Assembly, whole genome shotgun sequence genome:
- the LOC115955599 gene encoding N-acetyltransferase 9-like protein isoform X1 codes for MEKKRVSLEGKKVIMVPYMEAHVPKYHEWMQHPALLQATASEPLTLQQEFQMQLTWTQDPNKQTFIVLDREMVVGEFIHGDPHVEACPFPAMVGDVNLYMNNFDDPNMAEIEIMIAEPKSRGKGLGKESVLLMMAFAVESLGIHIFRAKIGESNGASLTLFRKLGFEEASYSEIFKEVTLELQVTKPKHEELLHLLGNVVTHA; via the exons atggagaaaaagagagtgagTTTGGAAGGAAAGAAGGTGATAATGGTACCGTACATGGAGGCACACGTCCCAAAGTACCATGAGTGGATGCAACACCCGGCTCTCCTTCAAGCCACTGCCTCTGAGCCCCTCACCCTTCAACAGGAGTTCCAGATGCAGCTCACCTGGACCCAAGACCCTaaca AGCAGACTTTCATTGTATTGGATAGGGAGATGGTTGTTGGAGAGTTCATTCATGGAGATCCCCATGTTGAAG CATGCCCTTTTCCAGCCATGGTCGGTGATGTGAACTTATACATGAACAACTTCGATGATCCCAATATGGCAGAGATTGAGATAATGATAGCTGAACCCAAAAG TCGTGGGAAAGGACTTGGAAAGGAATCTGTCTTGTTAATGATGGCCTTTGCAGTTGAGAGCTTAGGGATACACATCTTCCGCGCTAAAATTGGGGAATCAAATGGAGCATCTCTTACCTTGTTCCGGAaattg GGATTCGAAGAGGCTTCTTATAGTGAAATCTTTAAAGAG GTGACTTTGGAGTTACAAGTAACAAAGCCCAAGCATGAGGAGCTCCTGCATTTGCTGGGTAATGTAGTTACTCATGCATAA
- the LOC115955599 gene encoding N-acetyltransferase 9-like protein isoform X2, translated as MEKKRVSLEGKKVIMVPYMEAHVPKYHEWMQHPALLQATASEPLTLQQEFQMQLTWTQDPNKQTFIVLDREMVVGEFIHGDPHVEAMVGDVNLYMNNFDDPNMAEIEIMIAEPKSRGKGLGKESVLLMMAFAVESLGIHIFRAKIGESNGASLTLFRKLGFEEASYSEIFKEVTLELQVTKPKHEELLHLLGNVVTHA; from the exons atggagaaaaagagagtgagTTTGGAAGGAAAGAAGGTGATAATGGTACCGTACATGGAGGCACACGTCCCAAAGTACCATGAGTGGATGCAACACCCGGCTCTCCTTCAAGCCACTGCCTCTGAGCCCCTCACCCTTCAACAGGAGTTCCAGATGCAGCTCACCTGGACCCAAGACCCTaaca AGCAGACTTTCATTGTATTGGATAGGGAGATGGTTGTTGGAGAGTTCATTCATGGAGATCCCCATGTTGAAG CCATGGTCGGTGATGTGAACTTATACATGAACAACTTCGATGATCCCAATATGGCAGAGATTGAGATAATGATAGCTGAACCCAAAAG TCGTGGGAAAGGACTTGGAAAGGAATCTGTCTTGTTAATGATGGCCTTTGCAGTTGAGAGCTTAGGGATACACATCTTCCGCGCTAAAATTGGGGAATCAAATGGAGCATCTCTTACCTTGTTCCGGAaattg GGATTCGAAGAGGCTTCTTATAGTGAAATCTTTAAAGAG GTGACTTTGGAGTTACAAGTAACAAAGCCCAAGCATGAGGAGCTCCTGCATTTGCTGGGTAATGTAGTTACTCATGCATAA
- the LOC115955599 gene encoding N-acetyltransferase 9-like protein isoform X3: MEKKRVSLEGKKVIMVPYMEAHVPKYHEWMQHPALLQATASEPLTLQQEFQMQLTWTQDPNKQTFIVLDREMVVGEFIHGDPHVEACPFPAMVGDVNLYMNNFDDPNMAEIEIMIAEPKSRGKGLGKESVLLMMAFAVESLGIHIFRAKIGESNGASLTLFRKLVTLELQVTKPKHEELLHLLGNVVTHA, encoded by the exons atggagaaaaagagagtgagTTTGGAAGGAAAGAAGGTGATAATGGTACCGTACATGGAGGCACACGTCCCAAAGTACCATGAGTGGATGCAACACCCGGCTCTCCTTCAAGCCACTGCCTCTGAGCCCCTCACCCTTCAACAGGAGTTCCAGATGCAGCTCACCTGGACCCAAGACCCTaaca AGCAGACTTTCATTGTATTGGATAGGGAGATGGTTGTTGGAGAGTTCATTCATGGAGATCCCCATGTTGAAG CATGCCCTTTTCCAGCCATGGTCGGTGATGTGAACTTATACATGAACAACTTCGATGATCCCAATATGGCAGAGATTGAGATAATGATAGCTGAACCCAAAAG TCGTGGGAAAGGACTTGGAAAGGAATCTGTCTTGTTAATGATGGCCTTTGCAGTTGAGAGCTTAGGGATACACATCTTCCGCGCTAAAATTGGGGAATCAAATGGAGCATCTCTTACCTTGTTCCGGAaattg GTGACTTTGGAGTTACAAGTAACAAAGCCCAAGCATGAGGAGCTCCTGCATTTGCTGGGTAATGTAGTTACTCATGCATAA